Proteins encoded in a region of the Limanda limanda chromosome 17, fLimLim1.1, whole genome shotgun sequence genome:
- the LOC133023495 gene encoding myosin-10-like isoform X4, giving the protein MSHRSVQEDPERYLFVDRAVVYNPATQADWTAKKLVWVPSERHGFEAAGIREERGEEVLVELAENGKKVVINKDDIQKMNPPKFSKVEDMAELTCLNEASVLHNLKDRYYSGLIYTYSGLFCVVINPYKNLPIYSENIIEMYRGKKRHEMPPHIYAISEAAYRCMLQDREDQSILCTGESGAGKTENTKKVIQYLAHVASSHKGRKDHNIPPESPKAFKLQGELERQLLQANPILESFGNAKTVKNDNSSRFGKFIRVNFDVTGYIVGANIETYLLEKSRAIRQAKDERTFHIFYRLLAGAGEHLRTDLLLEGFNDYRFLSNGNIPIPGQQDKDNFQETMDAMHIMSFNHEEIVCMLKVVSAVLQFGNIIFKKERNTDQASMPENTAAQKLCHLLGMNIMEFTRAILTPRIKVGRDYVQKAQTKEQADFAIEALAKATYERLFKWLVHRINKALDRTKRQGASFIGILDIAGFEIFELNSFEQLCINYTNEKLQQLFNHTMFILEQEEYQREGIEWSFIDFGLDLQPCIDLIERPNNPPGILALLDEECWFPKATDKTFIDKVLQEQGTHTKFQRPRQLKDKADFCILHYAGKVDYKADEWLMKNMDPLNDNVATLLHQSTDKFVAELWKDVDRIVGLDQVAGMNETAFGAAYKTKKGMFRTVGQLYKEQLSKLMATLRNTNPNFVRCIIPNHEKRAGKLDPHLVLDQLRCNGVLEGIRICRQGFPNRIVFQEFRQRYEILTPNAIPKGFMDGKQACERMIRALELDSNLFRIGQSKIFFRAGVLAHLEEERDLKITDIIIYFQAVCRGYLARKAFAKKQQQLSCLKVLQRNCAAYLKLRHWQWWRLFTKVKPLLQVTRQEEEMQAKDEELVKVKEKQTKVEGELVEMGRKHQQTIEEKNILAEQLQAETELFAEAEEMRARLASKKQELEEILHDLESRLEEEEERSQGMQSEKKKMQSHIQDLEEQLDEEEGSRQKLQLEKVTAEAKMKKYEEDILLLEDQNSKFQKEKKLTEDRINEMTSLLAEEEEKAKNLGKIKNKQELMMVDLEERLKKEEKTRQELEKAKRKLDGETSDFQDQISELQTQTEELKAQLGKKEDEQQSMQSRTEDEVSHKNNALKQVREQQAQLSELQEDLESEKLARSKAEKLKRDLSEELEALKTELEDTLDTTAAQQELRTKREQEVAELKKAIDEETKNHEAQIQEMRQRHGSTLEELSEQLEQAKRFKANLEKTKQSQESANKELVSEVKGLQQAKTESEHKRKKVEAQLQEFMARATEGEKAKGELAERSHKLQTELDNVSSLLEDAERKGIKMTKDVSGLESQLQDTQELLQEETRQKLNLSTRIRQLEEEKNAVQEQQEEDEEARKNLEKQTLMLQAQLSESKKKLEDDVGAIEGLEENKKKLQKDLELSSLRLEEKTIAFEKMEKTKTRLQQELDDLTVDLDHQRQTVSSLEKKQKKFDQLLAEEKSISARFAEERDRAEAEAREKETKALSMTRALDEALEAKEELERVNKQLRAEMEDLMSSKDDVGKNVHELEKSKRTLEQQLEEMKTQLEELEDELQATEDAKLRLEVNMQAMKAQYERDLQGRDDQNDEKKRALVKQVREMEAELEDERKQKALAVAGKKKLEMDLKDIEGHIEGANKARDEAIKQLRKLQAQMKDYQRELEDARASRDDIFALSKENEKKLKSLEAEIVQLHEDLAASERGRRHAEQERDELQDEISNSTSGKSALMDEKRRLDARIAQLEEELEEEQGNMELLNDRFRKTTMQVDTLTIELSAERSTSQKSENARQQLERQNKDLRAKLGELEGSVKNRFKASITALEAKIIQLEEQLEQEAKERAAANKIVRRTEKKLKEICMQVEDERRHADQFKEQVEKANSRMKQLKRQLEEAEEEATRSNGSRRKLQRELDDATEASEGLSREVHTLKNRLRRVGPISFSSSRSGRRQLQVEGTTSDLVSDDELENKITDNNANETPVPQPE; this is encoded by the exons ATCGTGAGGACCAATCAATCCTTTGCAC AGGTGAATCAGGTGCTGGCAAGACGGAGAACACGAAGAAGGTGATCCAGTACCTTGCCCACGTTGCCTCCTCCCACAAAGGACGCAAAGACCACAACATTCCT CCCGAGTCTCCCAAAGCATTCAAGCTACAG GGCGAGTTGGAACGCCAGCTCCTCCAAGCCAACCCCATCCTCGAGTCGTTCGGCAACGCCAAGACGGTGAAGAACGACAACTCATCTCGCTTC GGGAAGTTCATCAGAGTCAACTTCGACGTCACCGGCTACATCGTCGGAGCCAATATTGAAACTT ACCTGCTGGAGAAGTCGAGGGCCATCAGACAGGCCAAAGATGAGAGGACCTTTCACATCTTCTACCGCCTGCTGGCAGGAGCTGGGGAGCATCTCCGCA ctgaccTGCTCCTCGAGGGCTTTAACGATTACCGCTTCCTGTCCAACGGTAACATTCCCATCCCCGGTCAACAGGACAAGGATAACTTCCAGGAGACCATGGACGCCATGCACATCATGAGCTTCAACCATGAAGAGATTGTCT GTATGTTGAAGGTGGTCTCTGCGGTGCTGCAGTTTGGCAACATCATCtttaaaaaggagagaaacactgATCAAGCCTCGATGCCCGAGAACACAg CTGCACAGAAGCTCTGCCACCTGCTTGGAATGAACATCATGGAGTTCACCAGAGCGATCCTCACCCCGAGGATCAAAGTGGGACGGGACTATGTTCAGAAGGCCCAGACCAAAGAGCAG gCGGACTTTGCGATTGAGGCCCTAGCCAAGGCCACGTACGAGCGGCTGTTCAAATGGTTGGTTCACCGCATCAACAAGGCCCTGGACCGGACCAAGCGCCAGGGGGCGTCCTTCATCGGCATCCTGGACATCGCTGGCTTTGAGATCTTTGAG CTGAACTCGTTCGAGCAGCTCTGCATCAACTACACCAacgagaagctgcagcagctgttcaACCACACCATGTTCatcctggagcaggaggagtacCAGAGGGAGGGCATCGAGTGGAGCTTCATCGACTTCGGCCTCGACCTGCAGCCCTGCATCGACCTCATCGAGAGGCCG aacAACCCCCCTGGTATCCTGGCTCTGCTGGACGAGGAGTGCTGGTTTCCCAAGGCCACCGACAAGACCTTTATTGACAAGGTGCTGCAGGAGCAGGGAACTCACACCAAGTTCCAGAGGCCGCGGCAGCTCAAGGACAAAGCCGACTTCTGCATCCTTCACTACGCAGGGAAG GTGGACTACAAGGCGGACGAGTGGCTCATGAAGAACATGGATCCCCTCAACGACAACGTGGCCACGCTGCTGCACCAGTCGACCGACAAGTTTGTGGCCGAGCTCTGGAAAGACG TCGACCGGATCGTGGGTCTGGACCAGGTCGCCGGGATGAACGAGACGGCGTTCGGTGCCGCGTACAAAACCAAGAAGGGCATGTTCCGCACGGTGGGCCAGCTGTACAAGGAGCAGCTGTCCAAGCTCATGGCCACGCTGAGGAACACCAACCCCAACTTCGTCCGCTGCATCATCCCCAACCACGAGAAGAGG gCTGGTAAACTGGACCCTCACCTGGTTCTGGACCAGCTGAGGTGTAACGGTGTCCTGGAGGGAATCCGTATCTGCAGACAGGGCTTCCCCAACCGGATCGTCTTCCAGGAGTTCAGACAGAG GTATGAGATCCTCACTCCTAACGCCATTCCCAAAGGCTTCATGGATGGAAAGCAGGCCTGCGAGAGAATG ATTCGAGCTCTAGAGCTGGACAGCAACTTGTTCCGAATCGGCCAGAGTAAAATCTTTTTCCGGGCCGGAGTCCTGGCTCatctggaggaagagagggaccTGAAGATCACCGACATCATCATTTACTTCCAAGCGGTCTGCCGAGGATATCTGGCACGGAA GGCTTTTGctaaaaagcagcagcagctcagctgtCTGAAAGTTCTCCAAAGAAACTGCGCCGCCTACTTAAAGCTGCGTCACTGGCAGTGGTGGAGACTCTTCACCAAG GTGAAGCCTCTGCTGCAGGTGaccaggcaggaggaggagatgcaggcTAAGGACGAGGAGCTGGTCAAAGTGAAGGAGAAGCAGACCAAGGTGGAGGGAGAGCTGGTGGAGATGGGGCGGAAACACCAGCAG ACAATAGAGGAGAAGAACATCCTGGCGGAGCAGCTGCAGGCGGAGACGGAGCTGTTTGCAGAGGCCGAGGAGATGAGAGCTCGTCTGGCGTCCAAAAAgcaagagctggaggagatccTCCACGACCTGGAGTCCaggctggaggaagaagaggagaggagccagGGCATGCAGagcgagaagaagaagatgcagTCTCACATCCAG GACCTGGAAGAACAgttggatgaagaggagggatccagacagaagctgcagctggagaaagtGACGGCTGAAGCCAAGATGAAGAAATATGAAGAAGAcattctgctgctggaggaccAGAACTCCAAGTTTcagaag GAGAAGAAGTTGACGGAGGATCGAATCAATGAGATGACCTCACTGCttgctgaagaggaggagaaggccaaGAACCTGGGCAAGATCAAGAACAAGCAGGAGCTGATGATGGTCGACCTAGAGG agaggctgaagaaggaggagaagacccgtcaggagctggagaaggcgAAGAGGAAGCTGGATGGAGAGACGTCCGACTTCCAGGACCAGATATCGGAGCTTCAGACTCAGACAGAGGAGCTGAAGGCACAACTGGGCAAGAAGGAGGACGAGCAGCAGTCGATGCAGTCGAG GACTGAGGACGAGGTCAGCCACAAGAACAACGCCCTGAAGCAGGTGAGGGAGCAGCAGGCGCAGCTGtccgagctgcaggaggacCTCGAGTCGGAGAAACTGGCCAGGAGCAAGGCTGAGAAACTCAAGAGGGACTTgagtgaggagctggaggctctGAAAACTGAGCTGGAAGACACCCTCGATACCACGGCTGCCCAGCAGGAGCTCAG GACCAAACGTGAACAGGAGGTTGCCGAGCTGAAGAAGGCTATCGATGAGGAGACCAAAAACCACGAGGCCCAGATCCAGGAGATGCGACAGAGGCACGGCTCGACTTTGGAGGAGCTGTCCGAGCAGCTGGAACAGGCCAAGAGG TTCAAGGCCAACCTGGAGAAGACCAAGCAGAGCCAGGAGAGCGCCAACAAGGAGCTGGTCAGCGAGGTCAAGGGCCTGCAGCAGGCGAAGACCGAGTCCGaacacaagaggaagaaggtggaggcTCAGCTGCAGGAGTTCATGGCCAGAGCCACCGAGGGGGAGAAAGCCAAGGGAGAGTTGGCTGAGCGCTCACACAAGCTGCAG ACAGAGTTAGACAACGTGTCGTCCCTGCTGGAGGACGCAGAGAGGAAGGGGATCAAGATGACCAAAGACGtctctggactggagagtcagctgcaggacacacag GAGCTGCTCCAGGAGGAGACCCGTCAGAAACTGAACCTCAGCACTCGCATAcgtcagctggaggaggagaagaacgctgtgcaggagcagcaggaggaggatgaggaggctcGCAAGAATCTGGAGAAGCAGACGTTGATGCTACAGGCTCAG CTATCAGAGAGtaagaagaagctggaggacGACGTGGGAGCAATAGAAGGCCTGGAGGAAAataagaagaagctgcagaagGACCTGGAGCTGTCCAGTCTGCGCCTGGAGGAAAAGACCATCGCCTtcgaaaagatggagaagacaAAGACGCgtctgcagcaggagctggatGATCTCACTGTCGACCTGGATCACCAGAGACAGACTGTCTCCAGCttggagaagaaacagaagaagtttGACCAG TTGCTGGCTGAGGAGAAGAGCATCTCAGCTCGCTTCGCTGAAGAACGTGACCGGGCTGAAGCTGAGGCCCGAGAGAAGGAGACCAAAGCTTTGTCCATGACCAGAGCTTTGGACGAGGCCCTGGAGGccaaggaggagctggagagggtCAACAAGCAGCTCCGTGCTGAGATGGAGGATCTGATGAGCTCCAAGGACGACGTGGGCAAGAAT GTCCACGAGCTGGAGAAGTCCAAGCGCactctggagcagcagctggaggagatgaagactcagctggaggagctggaggacgagCTGCAGGCCACGGAGGACGCCAAGCTGCGTCTGGAGGTCAACATGCAGGCCATGAAGGCCCAGTACGAGAGGGACCTCCAGGGCCGGGACGACCAGAACGATGAGAAGAAGAGAGCGCTGGTCAAGCAG GTGCGGGAGATGGAGGCGGAGCTTGAGgatgagaggaagcagaaagcTCTGGCTGTCGCTGGCAAGAAAAAACTGGAGATGGATCTGAAGGATATCGAGGGTCACATAGAAGGAGCCAACAAGGCTCGAGACGAAGCCATCAAACAGCTGCGCAAGTTACAG GCCCAGATGAAGGACTACCAGAGGGAGCTGGAAGACGCCCGAGCTTCCAGAGATGATATCTTTGCTTTATCCAAGGAAAATGAGAAGAAACTCAAAAGTCTGGAGGCTGAGATTGTGCAGCTGCACGAG GATCTGGCGGCGTCTGAGCGCGGCCGACGCCACGCAGAGCAGGAGCGAGATGAGCTGCAGGATGAGATTTCAAACAGCACCTCCGGAAA gtcgGCTCTGATGGACGAGAAGAGGAGGCTGGACGCTCGAATCgctcagctggaggaggagctggaggaggagcagggaaacATGGAGCTGCTCAATGACCGCTTCAGAAAGACAACCATGCAG GTGGACACCCTGACCATAGAGTTGAGCGCGGAGCGCAGCACATCCCAGAAGAGCGAGAATGCTCGTCAGCAGCTGGAGCGTCAGAACAAGGATCTCCGGGCCAAGCTGGGCGAGCTGGAGGGTTCTGTGAAGAACCGCTTCAAGGCCTCCATCACCGCCCTGGAGGCCAAGATAatccagctggaggagcagctggagcaggaggccAA GGAGCGAGCAGCCGCCAACAAGATCGTGAGGAGGACCgagaagaagctgaaggagATCTGCATGCAGGTGGAGGACGAGCGTCGCCATGCCGACCAGTTCAAAGAACAA gtggagAAGGCGAACTCCCGTATGAAGCAGCTGAAGCGTcagctggaggaggcggaggaggaggccacGAGGTCCAACGGCTCGCGCAGGAAGCTGCAGCGAGAACTGGACGACGCCACCGAGGCCAGCGAGGGCCTGAGCCGTGAGGTCCACACTCTCAAGAACCGCCTCAG GCGCGTCGGCCCcatcagcttctcctccagccgCTCAGGCCGACgccagctgcaggtggagggCACGACCTCCGACCTCGTGTCTGACGACGAGCTGGAGAACAAGATCACCGACAACAACGCCAACGAGACGCCTGTTCCCCAGCCGGAGTAG
- the LOC133023495 gene encoding myosin-10-like isoform X3: MSHRSVQEDPERYLFVDRAVVYNPATQADWTAKKLVWVPSERHGFEAAGIREERGEEVLVELAENGKKVVINKDDIQKMNPPKFSKVEDMAELTCLNEASVLHNLKDRYYSGLIYTYSGLFCVVINPYKNLPIYSENIIEMYRGKKRHEMPPHIYAISEAAYRCMLQDREDQSILCTGESGAGKTENTKKVIQYLAHVASSHKGRKDHNIPPESPKAFKLQGELERQLLQANPILESFGNAKTVKNDNSSRFGKFIRVNFDVTGYIVGANIETYLLEKSRAIRQAKDERTFHIFYRLLAGAGEHLRTDLLLEGFNDYRFLSNGNIPIPGQQDKDNFQETMDAMHIMSFNHEEIVCMLKVVSAVLQFGNIIFKKERNTDQASMPENTAAQKLCHLLGMNIMEFTRAILTPRIKVGRDYVQKAQTKEQADFAIEALAKATYERLFKWLVHRINKALDRTKRQGASFIGILDIAGFEIFELNSFEQLCINYTNEKLQQLFNHTMFILEQEEYQREGIEWSFIDFGLDLQPCIDLIERPNNPPGILALLDEECWFPKATDKTFIDKVLQEQGTHTKFQRPRQLKDKADFCILHYAGKVDYKADEWLMKNMDPLNDNVATLLHQSTDKFVAELWKDDIQTSQRASFYDNVSGLHEAPVDRIVGLDQVAGMNETAFGAAYKTKKGMFRTVGQLYKEQLSKLMATLRNTNPNFVRCIIPNHEKRAGKLDPHLVLDQLRCNGVLEGIRICRQGFPNRIVFQEFRQRYEILTPNAIPKGFMDGKQACERMIRALELDSNLFRIGQSKIFFRAGVLAHLEEERDLKITDIIIYFQAVCRGYLARKAFAKKQQQLSCLKVLQRNCAAYLKLRHWQWWRLFTKVKPLLQVTRQEEEMQAKDEELVKVKEKQTKVEGELVEMGRKHQQTIEEKNILAEQLQAETELFAEAEEMRARLASKKQELEEILHDLESRLEEEEERSQGMQSEKKKMQSHIQDLEEQLDEEEGSRQKLQLEKVTAEAKMKKYEEDILLLEDQNSKFQKEKKLTEDRINEMTSLLAEEEEKAKNLGKIKNKQELMMVDLEERLKKEEKTRQELEKAKRKLDGETSDFQDQISELQTQTEELKAQLGKKEDEQQSMQSRTEDEVSHKNNALKQVREQQAQLSELQEDLESEKLARSKAEKLKRDLSEELEALKTELEDTLDTTAAQQELRTKREQEVAELKKAIDEETKNHEAQIQEMRQRHGSTLEELSEQLEQAKRFKANLEKTKQSQESANKELVSEVKGLQQAKTESEHKRKKVEAQLQEFMARATEGEKAKGELAERSHKLQTELDNVSSLLEDAERKGIKMTKDVSGLESQLQDTQELLQEETRQKLNLSTRIRQLEEEKNAVQEQQEEDEEARKNLEKQTLMLQAQLSESKKKLEDDVGAIEGLEENKKKLQKDLELSSLRLEEKTIAFEKMEKTKTRLQQELDDLTVDLDHQRQTVSSLEKKQKKFDQLLAEEKSISARFAEERDRAEAEAREKETKALSMTRALDEALEAKEELERVNKQLRAEMEDLMSSKDDVGKNVHELEKSKRTLEQQLEEMKTQLEELEDELQATEDAKLRLEVNMQAMKAQYERDLQGRDDQNDEKKRALVKQVREMEAELEDERKQKALAVAGKKKLEMDLKDIEGHIEGANKARDEAIKQLRKLQAQMKDYQRELEDARASRDDIFALSKENEKKLKSLEAEIVQLHEDLAASERGRRHAEQERDELQDEISNSTSGKSALMDEKRRLDARIAQLEEELEEEQGNMELLNDRFRKTTMQVDTLTIELSAERSTSQKSENARQQLERQNKDLRAKLGELEGSVKNRFKASITALEAKIIQLEEQLEQEAKERAAANKIVRRTEKKLKEICMQVEDERRHADQFKEQVEKANSRMKQLKRQLEEAEEEATRSNGSRRKLQRELDDATEASEGLSREVHTLKNRLRRVGPISFSSSRSGRRQLQVEGTTSDLVSDDELENKITDNNANETPVPQPE; encoded by the exons ATCGTGAGGACCAATCAATCCTTTGCAC AGGTGAATCAGGTGCTGGCAAGACGGAGAACACGAAGAAGGTGATCCAGTACCTTGCCCACGTTGCCTCCTCCCACAAAGGACGCAAAGACCACAACATTCCT CCCGAGTCTCCCAAAGCATTCAAGCTACAG GGCGAGTTGGAACGCCAGCTCCTCCAAGCCAACCCCATCCTCGAGTCGTTCGGCAACGCCAAGACGGTGAAGAACGACAACTCATCTCGCTTC GGGAAGTTCATCAGAGTCAACTTCGACGTCACCGGCTACATCGTCGGAGCCAATATTGAAACTT ACCTGCTGGAGAAGTCGAGGGCCATCAGACAGGCCAAAGATGAGAGGACCTTTCACATCTTCTACCGCCTGCTGGCAGGAGCTGGGGAGCATCTCCGCA ctgaccTGCTCCTCGAGGGCTTTAACGATTACCGCTTCCTGTCCAACGGTAACATTCCCATCCCCGGTCAACAGGACAAGGATAACTTCCAGGAGACCATGGACGCCATGCACATCATGAGCTTCAACCATGAAGAGATTGTCT GTATGTTGAAGGTGGTCTCTGCGGTGCTGCAGTTTGGCAACATCATCtttaaaaaggagagaaacactgATCAAGCCTCGATGCCCGAGAACACAg CTGCACAGAAGCTCTGCCACCTGCTTGGAATGAACATCATGGAGTTCACCAGAGCGATCCTCACCCCGAGGATCAAAGTGGGACGGGACTATGTTCAGAAGGCCCAGACCAAAGAGCAG gCGGACTTTGCGATTGAGGCCCTAGCCAAGGCCACGTACGAGCGGCTGTTCAAATGGTTGGTTCACCGCATCAACAAGGCCCTGGACCGGACCAAGCGCCAGGGGGCGTCCTTCATCGGCATCCTGGACATCGCTGGCTTTGAGATCTTTGAG CTGAACTCGTTCGAGCAGCTCTGCATCAACTACACCAacgagaagctgcagcagctgttcaACCACACCATGTTCatcctggagcaggaggagtacCAGAGGGAGGGCATCGAGTGGAGCTTCATCGACTTCGGCCTCGACCTGCAGCCCTGCATCGACCTCATCGAGAGGCCG aacAACCCCCCTGGTATCCTGGCTCTGCTGGACGAGGAGTGCTGGTTTCCCAAGGCCACCGACAAGACCTTTATTGACAAGGTGCTGCAGGAGCAGGGAACTCACACCAAGTTCCAGAGGCCGCGGCAGCTCAAGGACAAAGCCGACTTCTGCATCCTTCACTACGCAGGGAAG GTGGACTACAAGGCGGACGAGTGGCTCATGAAGAACATGGATCCCCTCAACGACAACGTGGCCACGCTGCTGCACCAGTCGACCGACAAGTTTGTGGCCGAGCTCTGGAAAGACG ACATTCAGACGTCTCAGAGAGCGTCTTTCTATGACAATGTGTCTGGGCTCCATGAAGCTCCAG TCGACCGGATCGTGGGTCTGGACCAGGTCGCCGGGATGAACGAGACGGCGTTCGGTGCCGCGTACAAAACCAAGAAGGGCATGTTCCGCACGGTGGGCCAGCTGTACAAGGAGCAGCTGTCCAAGCTCATGGCCACGCTGAGGAACACCAACCCCAACTTCGTCCGCTGCATCATCCCCAACCACGAGAAGAGG gCTGGTAAACTGGACCCTCACCTGGTTCTGGACCAGCTGAGGTGTAACGGTGTCCTGGAGGGAATCCGTATCTGCAGACAGGGCTTCCCCAACCGGATCGTCTTCCAGGAGTTCAGACAGAG GTATGAGATCCTCACTCCTAACGCCATTCCCAAAGGCTTCATGGATGGAAAGCAGGCCTGCGAGAGAATG ATTCGAGCTCTAGAGCTGGACAGCAACTTGTTCCGAATCGGCCAGAGTAAAATCTTTTTCCGGGCCGGAGTCCTGGCTCatctggaggaagagagggaccTGAAGATCACCGACATCATCATTTACTTCCAAGCGGTCTGCCGAGGATATCTGGCACGGAA GGCTTTTGctaaaaagcagcagcagctcagctgtCTGAAAGTTCTCCAAAGAAACTGCGCCGCCTACTTAAAGCTGCGTCACTGGCAGTGGTGGAGACTCTTCACCAAG GTGAAGCCTCTGCTGCAGGTGaccaggcaggaggaggagatgcaggcTAAGGACGAGGAGCTGGTCAAAGTGAAGGAGAAGCAGACCAAGGTGGAGGGAGAGCTGGTGGAGATGGGGCGGAAACACCAGCAG ACAATAGAGGAGAAGAACATCCTGGCGGAGCAGCTGCAGGCGGAGACGGAGCTGTTTGCAGAGGCCGAGGAGATGAGAGCTCGTCTGGCGTCCAAAAAgcaagagctggaggagatccTCCACGACCTGGAGTCCaggctggaggaagaagaggagaggagccagGGCATGCAGagcgagaagaagaagatgcagTCTCACATCCAG GACCTGGAAGAACAgttggatgaagaggagggatccagacagaagctgcagctggagaaagtGACGGCTGAAGCCAAGATGAAGAAATATGAAGAAGAcattctgctgctggaggaccAGAACTCCAAGTTTcagaag GAGAAGAAGTTGACGGAGGATCGAATCAATGAGATGACCTCACTGCttgctgaagaggaggagaaggccaaGAACCTGGGCAAGATCAAGAACAAGCAGGAGCTGATGATGGTCGACCTAGAGG agaggctgaagaaggaggagaagacccgtcaggagctggagaaggcgAAGAGGAAGCTGGATGGAGAGACGTCCGACTTCCAGGACCAGATATCGGAGCTTCAGACTCAGACAGAGGAGCTGAAGGCACAACTGGGCAAGAAGGAGGACGAGCAGCAGTCGATGCAGTCGAG GACTGAGGACGAGGTCAGCCACAAGAACAACGCCCTGAAGCAGGTGAGGGAGCAGCAGGCGCAGCTGtccgagctgcaggaggacCTCGAGTCGGAGAAACTGGCCAGGAGCAAGGCTGAGAAACTCAAGAGGGACTTgagtgaggagctggaggctctGAAAACTGAGCTGGAAGACACCCTCGATACCACGGCTGCCCAGCAGGAGCTCAG GACCAAACGTGAACAGGAGGTTGCCGAGCTGAAGAAGGCTATCGATGAGGAGACCAAAAACCACGAGGCCCAGATCCAGGAGATGCGACAGAGGCACGGCTCGACTTTGGAGGAGCTGTCCGAGCAGCTGGAACAGGCCAAGAGG TTCAAGGCCAACCTGGAGAAGACCAAGCAGAGCCAGGAGAGCGCCAACAAGGAGCTGGTCAGCGAGGTCAAGGGCCTGCAGCAGGCGAAGACCGAGTCCGaacacaagaggaagaaggtggaggcTCAGCTGCAGGAGTTCATGGCCAGAGCCACCGAGGGGGAGAAAGCCAAGGGAGAGTTGGCTGAGCGCTCACACAAGCTGCAG ACAGAGTTAGACAACGTGTCGTCCCTGCTGGAGGACGCAGAGAGGAAGGGGATCAAGATGACCAAAGACGtctctggactggagagtcagctgcaggacacacag GAGCTGCTCCAGGAGGAGACCCGTCAGAAACTGAACCTCAGCACTCGCATAcgtcagctggaggaggagaagaacgctgtgcaggagcagcaggaggaggatgaggaggctcGCAAGAATCTGGAGAAGCAGACGTTGATGCTACAGGCTCAG CTATCAGAGAGtaagaagaagctggaggacGACGTGGGAGCAATAGAAGGCCTGGAGGAAAataagaagaagctgcagaagGACCTGGAGCTGTCCAGTCTGCGCCTGGAGGAAAAGACCATCGCCTtcgaaaagatggagaagacaAAGACGCgtctgcagcaggagctggatGATCTCACTGTCGACCTGGATCACCAGAGACAGACTGTCTCCAGCttggagaagaaacagaagaagtttGACCAG TTGCTGGCTGAGGAGAAGAGCATCTCAGCTCGCTTCGCTGAAGAACGTGACCGGGCTGAAGCTGAGGCCCGAGAGAAGGAGACCAAAGCTTTGTCCATGACCAGAGCTTTGGACGAGGCCCTGGAGGccaaggaggagctggagagggtCAACAAGCAGCTCCGTGCTGAGATGGAGGATCTGATGAGCTCCAAGGACGACGTGGGCAAGAAT GTCCACGAGCTGGAGAAGTCCAAGCGCactctggagcagcagctggaggagatgaagactcagctggaggagctggaggacgagCTGCAGGCCACGGAGGACGCCAAGCTGCGTCTGGAGGTCAACATGCAGGCCATGAAGGCCCAGTACGAGAGGGACCTCCAGGGCCGGGACGACCAGAACGATGAGAAGAAGAGAGCGCTGGTCAAGCAG GTGCGGGAGATGGAGGCGGAGCTTGAGgatgagaggaagcagaaagcTCTGGCTGTCGCTGGCAAGAAAAAACTGGAGATGGATCTGAAGGATATCGAGGGTCACATAGAAGGAGCCAACAAGGCTCGAGACGAAGCCATCAAACAGCTGCGCAAGTTACAG GCCCAGATGAAGGACTACCAGAGGGAGCTGGAAGACGCCCGAGCTTCCAGAGATGATATCTTTGCTTTATCCAAGGAAAATGAGAAGAAACTCAAAAGTCTGGAGGCTGAGATTGTGCAGCTGCACGAG GATCTGGCGGCGTCTGAGCGCGGCCGACGCCACGCAGAGCAGGAGCGAGATGAGCTGCAGGATGAGATTTCAAACAGCACCTCCGGAAA gtcgGCTCTGATGGACGAGAAGAGGAGGCTGGACGCTCGAATCgctcagctggaggaggagctggaggaggagcagggaaacATGGAGCTGCTCAATGACCGCTTCAGAAAGACAACCATGCAG GTGGACACCCTGACCATAGAGTTGAGCGCGGAGCGCAGCACATCCCAGAAGAGCGAGAATGCTCGTCAGCAGCTGGAGCGTCAGAACAAGGATCTCCGGGCCAAGCTGGGCGAGCTGGAGGGTTCTGTGAAGAACCGCTTCAAGGCCTCCATCACCGCCCTGGAGGCCAAGATAatccagctggaggagcagctggagcaggaggccAA GGAGCGAGCAGCCGCCAACAAGATCGTGAGGAGGACCgagaagaagctgaaggagATCTGCATGCAGGTGGAGGACGAGCGTCGCCATGCCGACCAGTTCAAAGAACAA gtggagAAGGCGAACTCCCGTATGAAGCAGCTGAAGCGTcagctggaggaggcggaggaggaggccacGAGGTCCAACGGCTCGCGCAGGAAGCTGCAGCGAGAACTGGACGACGCCACCGAGGCCAGCGAGGGCCTGAGCCGTGAGGTCCACACTCTCAAGAACCGCCTCAG GCGCGTCGGCCCcatcagcttctcctccagccgCTCAGGCCGACgccagctgcaggtggagggCACGACCTCCGACCTCGTGTCTGACGACGAGCTGGAGAACAAGATCACCGACAACAACGCCAACGAGACGCCTGTTCCCCAGCCGGAGTAG